The DNA segment CAAGTTGTTACCGGCGAAGTTGTACGTATCGCAGACTTCGGTGCGTTCATCGACCTCGGCGGACTCGACGGTCTATTGCCTATCTCCGAAATCTCGTGGGAACGTGTATCACACCCATCAGATGTACTCAAAGTCGGTCAGATGGTTACAACCAAAGTCCTCAAAGTGGACCAAGAAAAGGGCCATATCAGCTTGAGCCTCAAGCAGATGCAGCCTGATCCATGGAAAGAAATCGAAGACAAATTCAACGAAGGTCAAGTTGTGAACGGTACCGTTCGCAAGATCCAGAGCTTCGGTGCTTTCGTCCAGATTTATCCAGGTGTTGATGCCCTTCTACCTACCGTAGAAATGTCTGAAACACCCATCACTAAACCAGAAGAAGTGGTGCAAGTTGGACAGCAAGTCAAAGCAATCATCAAAAAGTTCTCACCCAAAGAGCACAAGATCTCCTTGAGCCTCAAAGGTATGGACGTAAGCGATCTGCTTAACGGCTAAGACAAAGCAATCAAACAAAAAGGGGCGCCAGAAATGGTGCCCCTTTTTGTTTGTGTTCTAAGCGAAGTCCTATGATGCTAAGCGGCATGTCCGAAACGACGCTGACAATGACTTTTGCTCAAGCGGCCGGCTGTCCACGCGAAGCATTGATGAGATACACGAGACCTTAATCTACATCTTGCCTGGTACTTTGCCAGTCAGCAAAGCTTGAATCAGACCCTGCACAAGTGTGGGATCGAACATTTTACCGCTGGCTTCGACTACATCTTTTTGGGCTTGAATGGGATCCATTGGTGCAGTGTTATTACGCTTTTGACCAACCATTTCGTGATAGCGATTGGCCAGTCCAATTACTCTGGCAGCAAATGGAATCTCATCACCTTTGAGTCCAAGAGGAAATCCATTGCCGTCATATTCTTCATGGTGCGCGCGCACTATGGGAGAGAGGTGTTTTAAATCCGGGAAGGACTCAAGCAAACCAGCTCCATCGATAGGGTGATTCATCACCATAAGCAGCTCAGTATCAGAGAGATCTGCTTCTGGCTTTTGCAATATCTGAGCAGCTGAGCCGAGTTTACCGAGGTCATGAACAAGGGCCGCTTGTCTTATGGTATCGACTTCTACACCCGTCAATCCTACTTCGCGAGCAATGGCCACAGCATATTCAGCGACAGCCTTAGCGTGTCCTGGCACATACTTATCTTTGGCTTCGATTTGAGATACCCAACCATCAATACGTCCGAGCATCCGGGCATCAAGTCCTGGTGTGGCAAAGATGTAGTCAGAGATATCATTTGTGGTGGCAAGTATGGCATCCAGCTTTTGCTTAGCAGCAGCTTCGTCTAGCTCAGGCACTGGCTCTGCCGATGCAGCAGGTGCAGATGGAGCCGGGGCTGAAGGCGGAGGTGCACTTTGTCCCAGTCTTGTCTTGAGAGAGCCGCCACCACCGGTAGCGCCACGGGCGCGACCAAGCATACTACCACCGAGACCAGCGCGAGCTGGGGCAGGAGCACCACTAGCTGCAGGAGTCGGAATATCATCAAGGTTACCCCAGGCGGCTGGAGCGGCAGGACTGGCTGTAGATGCGCTCTTTGGAGCAGGTATAGAATCGAGATCTCCCCAACTACTTGCAGCTGGTGCACCAGTGTCGGTGGCAGCAGCTGGAGCGCTGGTATCGGCGGCAGCGACTGGAGCATCGTTCTGTGCCACAGGAGCAGGAGCCTCAGCTACTGGGGCGGGAGCTGGCGCGGGAGCTGGAGCAACTGGCTCAGCAGCAGCACTATCCGGAGCAAAGTTGGTAGTCTCCGCAGCAGGCGCAGTTGGCGGTGCAACAGTTTCGCCAGACGGTCCGATCCACTGAGAAGAAGAAGCAGCAGCAACTTGGGGCGTGCCACCAGGAGGGAAGTCCTGAGTCGAGTCCTGGTCTACGTCGACTTTGCCTTTGCCACCATTAGATACAACGGACGAAATCGTAGGAGCCGCGGGCGCAGCCGGTGCCACAGGAGCAGGAGCGACTGGTGCAGGAGCAGCTGGAGGAGCAGCGGCGGGCACTTCGACTTCAATTTCTTCAATTTCACCAAAATCTAGATCAGCATAAGGATCATGTCCTTCGGGCAGATGTATCTCCCCGGTCACCTGCTGTAAACGTACAGCCTCAGATAATGCGGGTGCTGGAGCAGCAGTAGGCGCAGGTGCTGGTGTCGGCGCTGGTGCGACTGGAGATGGCGCCGGTGCAGCCGGAGCTGGTGCAGGTGCTGGAGTCGGAGCAGGTGCAACTGGAGCCGGTGTTGCTGCAGCCGGAGCAGGAGCAGGAGCAGGTGCTGGAGGTGCAGCAGGCACCGCCATTGGTGCAACAGGGGCAGGAGCAGATGCAGCCGGTGGTGGCGCCGCTGGTGCAGCTTGTGGAGGCTTGGGCGCCGGCGGTGGCACTGACGCTGGTTGAGCTTGTGGAGGCTTGGGCGCTGGTGGCGGCACTGCAGCTGGTTTGGCTGGAGCCGGAGCAGCTCCGCCGCGGTTATATTGAGGAATAGCTTGTTGACCCAGGGCGCCTTTAAGCGCTCTTCTTACGTCAATGGCTGAGGCAGCAGCCTGTTGCTCCGGAGTGCTGACGATGCGCTGGTGAAGCTGCATAATCGGCTCTCTGGCGCGCTTTTCGGCAGGGAGCTTGAGTAGCGCTTCGGCTACTTTATCAGCGACATTTTGCACCATGTCGATTTCGTTTTTAGTCCAGGCACGGCGATAATCGCACTGCTGCAAAATCACTACGCCGTGCGTACCGACTGAGCTGCGCAGGGCTATACCAAGTAGAGACTTAGCTCCAATCAATTGCAGCTCTTCTTGAGCTGGTGAGACGTATGAGTTTTGCTGACCTTCAAATAATTTGAGGGGTTCACGAGTCAATAGAGTCTGAGCTACAAGAGCCGAATCACTGGAAGGCCAGAAGCAATGCTGCAAACTCTGCACTTTATCTTGTTGCCAGTGCTCAAAACATTTCCAACCAGCTTGCTGATCGTCAGTACAAATAAACAAACAACGGCTGACATTGAGTGCTTTGCCGAGGATGTTGACGACCATAAAAAGCGCATCACCTATCCCCAGGGAATAGGTCATCAAGTTACCGATTTCTACTAAAAATGTGTCGCGGAAAGTATCGCGCTGAACCACATCATTGATTTGAGCGAGTCGGATAATATCGCCCAGCTCGCCAAGAATGACGCGCATCACGTTAAGCTCATCGGAGCTAACATCGACAGCACGACTGAGAGTCAGCGAGCCAAAAGTACGGCCCTGCAAAACAAGAGGCAAAGTAGTGGACTTACCGCCATTGACGGGCGCTCCACTGGTCCGATACTCACAAATAGAAGTGATATTTTGGTCGAGAGGATTGCTCAATACAATCTGGCAGGCATCAGCGCTAAACTGATCCCCGAGTTCTTTGACAGTCGTCTCCAGGATTCGTCTTAAATCCCGGACTCCAGCCAATTTTTGTACCAATGGACTGTTCATATCAAGTCAGTCTTCCCACCTAGCCAAAGCATCCTATGGATGACAATCAATAGTATCAAATATTTCATACCAGACTTGAGCCCTGAGCAAACCCAAAATACCCCAAGTTACAACCTTTTGGGATAACTCGTCACAGTGCCAAAGGCAACAAATCAAGCAGGCAGCGCTATCTGCCACTCCGAGAGCGGCCTGGCAAGTAACTAAAAGAGTCAAAAGTCGGTACTGATGCGGGCTGCCAACAGGAGCTTATCAGACACTCCTGCAAAGAGGACTGAGGCATGTCGGCCATCGCCAAGAGCTTTAAGCCGGGGGCTAATGTGCTAAATGCTACATTTAGTAGAATAATCAGCAGGCAAAGGACTGACAGGTGAAAAATTGCTGAGTCGCAAAGGTGCAATTTCGGCGCCATTATCATCAGGAGATATTATCGGACTGGCTTTTAGAGTCTTTCGGCAAAATATCCCTTTGATTTTAAAAACTTTGCTCTTGCCTACTGCGCTTTTGGCATTGGGCCGAGTGGCGCTCACCCTTACCGGCTCTTACGCCTTTAAGTCAGGTACCGCAGGCGGCATTATCTGGGCCTTTGTCGGACTTTTTGGCATGCTGCTGGGTACTTTTAGCGTTGTTTATCTCTATTTGAGACAACTTGCTCTGGTCCGTTATTTTGCAGGCTTTGCCTCCAGTATCGAAGAAGCAAAGCAATACATGAAGCGCAAGCTCTGGTCTGTTGTCGCGCTTGGTCTGGCTTATATCGCCATCGTGGTAATAACTAGTATCGCCTGGTTAGCCATAATCTTTTTAGCGGCAAGCTTGCTAGCACTCAAAGGAGCGGCGAGCATTTTAGCCGCCTTCATCATGTCACTTGCCATTTTGGGTGGATTTATCTCTTTTGTATTTATCGGACTGGCGGGCTCTCTTGCTTACAACGCCCTGGCCATAGAAGACTCAGATTTAAATACAATTATTGCTCGCAGCTTTAGCTTTACCTGGCGCGCGTTTTTCCGGTCCTGCGGCTTTGGTTTGCTTGCCACCACTTCTGTCAGTTTATTAGCTTATCCGCTCACTCTGCCTGTGATAATTGCTTCTATCATTTACTTGATCATGCACGGAGTCAGTGGGGCATCCGGCAGTGCTTCAGACCTACCGCCGCAAATGCAGGTCTTTTGTAATCTCTGGGAGACAATGACTCAGATGATTATTGGACCGATTTATCACATCGCATACGGCTTTTTCTTTTGCGATCTCAAAATGCGCATGGAGGGACTCGATCTCTCTACGAGACTCGAATCAATTAAGCCAAACCACGGTCCCGAGCTTGATAGTCTAGCTCCAAGCTTGTGATGGAAAATAGCAATGGACTATAAAAACGTCTCACCAGCTCTGGCGGAACTCTCAAACAGCTATCAATACAAAGAGCCTCCAGGTCCCCTGGTCTGGTTGCAAGAGCTAATCACAAACATACTGAGATTTCTCAAAGACCTCTGGAGTTCTCTGCATATTCCGCTATTTCAGACAAATAGTGATTCTCATGCCATTGGTGATGTGATGCAGTTTTTGCTAATCGCCTTTGGTGCCATCTGCGGACTGCTGGTTTTGTTTATTTTGGCGGGGCGCTTGAGTCATATCAGCAATGCTCGAAAAATGGCATTGACAGGCACACTCAGCTCAGATTTGCCACTCGATCAACAAGGCTGGAAAAATTACGCCCAGGAGCTTGTGCAAAAGGAAAACTACAGAGACGCTATCCGAGCTGTTTACATGAGCACTCTTTATCTGCTCGACGAAAAGGGCATAATGAAGTTTGCTCAAAACAAGACAAACTACGAATACCTTTATGCACTTGGCACCAGAGGCAGTATCAAACACAGCTTGCAGCAACCGTTTCGCAATCTAGTAGATCGCGTTGAAAGCGTCTGGTTTGGCTTTGCCAGCTGCGACAAAAGTGATTATGACTTTTGCCTGGGCGTGCTCACCGAGATGGAAACAACACTATCTACCGGTATGCCCGAAAAACTGGATGTGCTCAAATGAAGCAACCAGATAAAGAGGGCAACACTGCCACAATTGAGCCACCCAGCGCCAATGCTCCAAAACCAGTATCAGTTAAAAGTACTTTGAGCGAACTGCCCAAGGGTTTACTCTGGCAACTTGGTCTATTGCTCTTAGCTAGCGGCATAATTACCTATACCACCATGGACTCCAATCAGCAGATGAATAAGCTGCTACCCGAAACCGGCGTATTTACCTCCAGCCATAATGTCAAACCGAGCGGTTTGAGCGGCTTTTATGAACTATGCGAAAAGATATTTGGTCATCAAAAAAAAGTTTTGCGATGGGAGCAGCCCTACCGTAAACTGAGTGGTAGCCCGGAAATGCCCAAACTTATGGACAAAACACGGGTCATCGAAAAAGCGCTACCTGTGCACGGCACATTGATCCTGGTCAGACCCGATGAGTCGTTAAAAGACTATGCCGTAGAGTCAATCCTGGACTGGGTAGAGGCAGGCAACAGCCTGATTTATCTTGACGACTTCACTTTCAGCTTTAGCCGTAATTTGACCAAAAAGCTCGGTATCAATGTGACGCGACTGGCACCGGTTTTAGAAGACAAATTAACAGATGCACTAGATCCGATGGCATTTAAGAACGACAAAGAACTAGCTGCACTCTATACCCATCTGCGCCAAATAAAAGTGTCTGCCGCTCTCTCGCTTACAGGCGGACAGCCAATTGCCAAAGTAGCTGGCAAAACCATACTGACACAAAAATCCTGGGGTAAAGGCACCATTTTAATTGGCAGCGCACCGGGCATGGTGAGCAATAAACTTATTGCCAATACCACTTGCTGGAGCAACTTCCAACTAATTTGCAACTTTTTGCAAAAGCAAGATGGCGATATCATCTTTGAAGAAAACTGCCATGGTTTTACTCAGGGCACAAGCGTTTGGGCTTACCTGTTTAGAGGACCAACAGGCTATGTCCTGCTACAACTGCTTATCCTGATGATACTGGCTGTAGCCGGCTCAAATAAGCGCTTTGGCGCTGTAAAAACGGTCAACAAGCCCCGTAAAATAGCCAACACTGAATACATAAACGGACTTGCCAACACTTATGAGCGAGCCCGGGCGCGCAAGGCCGCACTCGAAATCATCTATCAAAATTTGCACAACAAACTCTCCAAAGCCTTTGGCGTCTCACCACATGATCCCAAAGAACGTTTACTGGAAGAAATCCGCCTGCACGACAACAAAATTGGCAATCTTCAATTTGACAGCCACTTGGTCAAAGATTTAGAAAAATGCGAACAATACTTGTCAGGAAGAGAGCTTAACGATGACAATTTCAAAGAAGCAGTGGCCGCTTGCGATAAGATATCCAATCAAATGACGCGATAAACAACAATAGTCAAGACATGGTAGCCAGTAAAAGGAAAACAGATGCAACAACCAGCAGTCGAAGTTAGCGAAGAACTGGCTTTTACACGAGCGACTTTTACCAGACTAAAGGACGCCCTCAATAGCACTATTGTCGGACAGGAAATGGTCATTGACCAGCTGCTTACAGCAATTCTCGCTGATGGTCACGTCCTTTTGGAAGGAGTGCCGGGCACGGCGAAGACCCTCCTGGTCAAAACAATTGCCAACCTTGTCGGCGCAGATTTTGGGCGCATCCAGCTCACTCCAGACATGCTGCCCAGTGACATCGTTGGCACCAGCGTCTATGACCTCAATACCCGGACTTTTGCCATGCGCAAAGGGCCAATCTTTACTTCGCTACTGCTGGCCGACGAAATTAACCGCACACCACCTAAGACACAGTCGGCTCTATTGGAAGCAATGGAAGAAAGACAGGTAACACTAGACGGTCACACCGAAAAGTTGTCTGATTTATTTTTGGTGGTAGCTACTCAAAACCCGGTGGAATTTGAAGGCACCTATCCGCTGCCAGAAGCACAACTGGACCGCTTTATGCTCAAGGTACTAATTGGTTATCCAGGCCGCGATGCCGAAAAGCTAATGCTGCAAAACTGGCAAGAGGGCAAATATCGTCGTTTTACTGAGCCACTACAGGCAGTGACAACAGCAGATGAAATCCTTGCTTGCCGTCAAGAACTGCTTAAAGTAAAAGTCGAAGATAGTGTGATGAACTATCTAATAGAGCTTGTGCAAAAATCGCGCTCAGTGTCAGACCTGCAACTGGGCGCCAGCCCGCGTGCAGCACTGGCCTGGCTGGGTGCAGCCAAGGCTCACGCCGCTATCGAGGGCAGAGACTTTGTTACTCCCGACAATATCAAATTTATGGCTGAGCCAGTATTGAGACATCGATTGATACTCAATGCAGAGGCTGAATTGGATGGCGTTACAGTGGCGCAGGTAGTGGCAAATATTTTGAGACAAGTAGCAGTACCGAGATGATCGCAAGCCAGAGATTTTATGTGCTGGCACTACTGGCCATCATCCCGTTGGCGGCTTCCGCCTGGTATCCGGGGCTGGCAAAAGTAGGGCTGACACTAGATCTCCTCATCCTCTTTGCTGTGATAATCGACTGGCAACTGACGCCGCGCGCCAACCTTTTAAGCGCAGAACGTTTTGTCGATGACCGCTTATCAATCGGGCGAGACAATACTGTCAAACTGGCGATACATTATAAAGGCGCAGTAAAAATAAATGCCCTCATAAAAGACGACAATCCCCAGACTATCGTCTCCGATACTGAGCTGATGGCGGTCACTCTGGAGCCGGGCACAACAGTGACTGTCGAGTACAAACTCAGCCCCAACAGGCGTGGTTTATTTAAGTTTGGCAACATCAACATACGCTTTGCCAGCCGCCTGGGATTACTCACAATCGAGCGTAAGATTGCTTATCCACAAGAAATAAAAGTCTTTAGCGATCTAAAAGCACTGCAAGATCTCTCTGTACGGCTCTCACACTCATCCGAGCTGGGCGATTTGCGTCAACGCAAACGTGGTCAAGGCACTGACTTTGCTTCTTTGCGAGAGTACTCGGTAGGCGATGATAGCAAGGCTATCGACTGGCGTGCCACCGCCCGTAGAGACCGTCCTGTGATACGCACCTACGAGGCCGAACAAGAGCAGCGCCTGCTAATCTTAATTGATGCTGGTCGTATGATGGTATCAGACCTGGAAGGACTGAGCCGCTTTGACAGAGCCCTAAACGCTGCGCTGTGCCTGGCTCTTACTGGACTTTGCCACAAAGACCAGGTAGGCATCGGCATCTTTGCTGACAAGCCTCTACTGTATCTACCACCCAAGCGTGGCAAGTCTTATATGCACCGCATCCTGGAAGCAAGCTTTGCCATCGAACCACGCATGGTCGAACCCGATTACGCTGGCATTTTGTCTTATTTTGCCTCGGCCCAAAAGGGTCGCTCACTGATGGCGGTGCTCACCGACCTGACCGATCCGACTGGCTCTCAAGCCTTGCTCACGGGCCTCGCCAACCTGGCACCAAGACATTTGCCATTTTGTATCACCCTCAAAGATCGCCAGGTGCAAAAGCTGGCAAATACAAAAATAGAAAGCGGCACAAGCGGCAACAGGGACCAAGCCAAAGCCGAGCTTTATCAAATCTATCAAAAGGCAGTAGCACAGGACTTGACCAATCAAAGAGAGCTAGCCCTCTCTGTCTTGACCAGACGCGGCTGCCTTATACTGGATGCAGCTCCCCAGGAGCTCTCCGATAAACTGGTCGACAAATATTTAGAAGTCAAATCACGAGGAAAGCTTTAACACCTTGAAGAAATTATTTTGGGCAAGCTTTGTAATGCTTTTTGCTGAGACCATGGCAATTCGCTGGCTGGGTATCGAGATCCCGGTACTGAGAGCCTTTCCCAACTTGATCTTAATGTTGGTCTTTATCGGGGCCTCAGCCGGTATCGCCCAACCCGAAAAGCGTGTTGGCAAAGTCAAAGTAATAGCCTCGCTATTGTGCTTGATTGGCTCAGTAATAATTGTGCCAGTGACTGGACTAAAAGACATTTCGCTGCGCCTGGATGAGACCAATTCACCAATGGCAGTAGTGGCTGGTCTTACTCTAATTTTGCTCAATGCCTTCTCGCTTCTTACTCTTTTCAGAGAAATAGGTTGTGCAGTCGGAGAAGAATTCAAAAACAGACCACCACTAAAATCATACTCAGTCAACATCCTAGGAAGCATGGCCGGAGTGCTGGTCTTTGCCATTTGCTCTTTTCTCAATACCGCGCCATGGATCTGGCTACTCGTAGCAATTGCGTCAGCGTTTGCTTATAGCAACAATCGCAAACTGGCATTTATGCTACCGCTTGTAGTGGCAAGCTTTTTTAGTTCGCAAGGAGCATTCTGGTCACCTTACGGCAAACTAGAAATAAAACCCTTTGAAGTACCCGCCAATAGTATCTTTGGCCAGGGCAACTACATGCTCTTTTGCAATAATGTTTACTTTCACTCAGCCACTCATGTGCCCGAAAAAACTGTATTTGACGAGCGCGATAAAGGCGTCGATGTAAGCAAAGAAAGAGAAGACAAAGAACATCTTTTGCTACACGCTTATAAATGGATGAAGCTACCTTACCGCTTTGCTCCAGCCCACAAGGACGTGCTTATCCTGGGCTCAGGCTCAGGTAATGATGTATCTTTTGGAGAGCATCTTCCGCAGGGACCAGAGAGTATCGACGCGGTCGAAATCGACCCAGTAATTGGTACTTTTGGTCAGACAATTCACCCAGACAAACCTTATCTAGAAAAGCGTGCCAACTTAATAATCAATGACGCACGCTCGCATCTGCACGATAGTCCCAAGCGCTATGACATCGTCAACTTTGCCTACCTAGATCCAGGCGGCACACTCAACACCGCTAGCTTT comes from the Candidatus Obscuribacter sp. genome and includes:
- a CDS encoding HD domain-containing protein; translation: MNSPLVQKLAGVRDLRRILETTVKELGDQFSADACQIVLSNPLDQNITSICEYRTSGAPVNGGKSTTLPLVLQGRTFGSLTLSRAVDVSSDELNVMRVILGELGDIIRLAQINDVVQRDTFRDTFLVEIGNLMTYSLGIGDALFMVVNILGKALNVSRCLFICTDDQQAGWKCFEHWQQDKVQSLQHCFWPSSDSALVAQTLLTREPLKLFEGQQNSYVSPAQEELQLIGAKSLLGIALRSSVGTHGVVILQQCDYRRAWTKNEIDMVQNVADKVAEALLKLPAEKRAREPIMQLHQRIVSTPEQQAAASAIDVRRALKGALGQQAIPQYNRGGAAPAPAKPAAVPPPAPKPPQAQPASVPPPAPKPPQAAPAAPPPAASAPAPVAPMAVPAAPPAPAPAPAPAAATPAPVAPAPTPAPAPAPAAPAPSPVAPAPTPAPAPTAAPAPALSEAVRLQQVTGEIHLPEGHDPYADLDFGEIEEIEVEVPAAAPPAAPAPVAPAPVAPAAPAAPTISSVVSNGGKGKVDVDQDSTQDFPPGGTPQVAAASSSQWIGPSGETVAPPTAPAAETTNFAPDSAAAEPVAPAPAPAPAPVAEAPAPVAQNDAPVAAADTSAPAAATDTGAPAASSWGDLDSIPAPKSASTASPAAPAAWGNLDDIPTPAASGAPAPARAGLGGSMLGRARGATGGGGSLKTRLGQSAPPPSAPAPSAPAASAEPVPELDEAAAKQKLDAILATTNDISDYIFATPGLDARMLGRIDGWVSQIEAKDKYVPGHAKAVAEYAVAIAREVGLTGVEVDTIRQAALVHDLGKLGSAAQILQKPEADLSDTELLMVMNHPIDGAGLLESFPDLKHLSPIVRAHHEEYDGNGFPLGLKGDEIPFAARVIGLANRYHEMVGQKRNNTAPMDPIQAQKDVVEASGKMFDPTLVQGLIQALLTGKVPGKM
- a CDS encoding DUF4350 domain-containing protein — translated: MKQPDKEGNTATIEPPSANAPKPVSVKSTLSELPKGLLWQLGLLLLASGIITYTTMDSNQQMNKLLPETGVFTSSHNVKPSGLSGFYELCEKIFGHQKKVLRWEQPYRKLSGSPEMPKLMDKTRVIEKALPVHGTLILVRPDESLKDYAVESILDWVEAGNSLIYLDDFTFSFSRNLTKKLGINVTRLAPVLEDKLTDALDPMAFKNDKELAALYTHLRQIKVSAALSLTGGQPIAKVAGKTILTQKSWGKGTILIGSAPGMVSNKLIANTTCWSNFQLICNFLQKQDGDIIFEENCHGFTQGTSVWAYLFRGPTGYVLLQLLILMILAVAGSNKRFGAVKTVNKPRKIANTEYINGLANTYERARARKAALEIIYQNLHNKLSKAFGVSPHDPKERLLEEIRLHDNKIGNLQFDSHLVKDLEKCEQYLSGRELNDDNFKEAVAACDKISNQMTR
- a CDS encoding MoxR family ATPase: MQQPAVEVSEELAFTRATFTRLKDALNSTIVGQEMVIDQLLTAILADGHVLLEGVPGTAKTLLVKTIANLVGADFGRIQLTPDMLPSDIVGTSVYDLNTRTFAMRKGPIFTSLLLADEINRTPPKTQSALLEAMEERQVTLDGHTEKLSDLFLVVATQNPVEFEGTYPLPEAQLDRFMLKVLIGYPGRDAEKLMLQNWQEGKYRRFTEPLQAVTTADEILACRQELLKVKVEDSVMNYLIELVQKSRSVSDLQLGASPRAALAWLGAAKAHAAIEGRDFVTPDNIKFMAEPVLRHRLILNAEAELDGVTVAQVVANILRQVAVPR
- a CDS encoding DUF58 domain-containing protein, with translation MIASQRFYVLALLAIIPLAASAWYPGLAKVGLTLDLLILFAVIIDWQLTPRANLLSAERFVDDRLSIGRDNTVKLAIHYKGAVKINALIKDDNPQTIVSDTELMAVTLEPGTTVTVEYKLSPNRRGLFKFGNINIRFASRLGLLTIERKIAYPQEIKVFSDLKALQDLSVRLSHSSELGDLRQRKRGQGTDFASLREYSVGDDSKAIDWRATARRDRPVIRTYEAEQEQRLLILIDAGRMMVSDLEGLSRFDRALNAALCLALTGLCHKDQVGIGIFADKPLLYLPPKRGKSYMHRILEASFAIEPRMVEPDYAGILSYFASAQKGRSLMAVLTDLTDPTGSQALLTGLANLAPRHLPFCITLKDRQVQKLANTKIESGTSGNRDQAKAELYQIYQKAVAQDLTNQRELALSVLTRRGCLILDAAPQELSDKLVDKYLEVKSRGKL